CGCCCCACACAGCCCGCCCTCATCTGAGGCAGCAGCGTCTCCTGGCGGCCAGACCTGGAACCGCAGCAGGAGCGACCCGGCTTCTAGAAGCAGACAAACTGCGTAACGCTCCCAAGATGTCACGTTTATTGCAGCTGAGCAGAGACAGGCTGTGCGGACCTCCCTCAACCCCTTccaacccccagcccctccccaaaCCCCAGCTGCAACTACGCCGCCGGTCCCTAGAGTGCTGCTTGACAGCGCGTGGCGGTGCCCGGAGCCTTAAGACACCGCGTCCAGCCTCTGGCGCCTTCAGTCATGGTAGGGGACTCCAGAGGGCACGCCCCCCTCTTGAAGTCCTAAGTCCGGTTTGGAGGCAGCGGAACCTCCAGAGAGGTCAGAGGTAGAGCGAGGACACTGTCGGAGGCGGTGGCGCTGGTCTGGAGTGCGGGAAGCCGAGAAAAAAGGGTCAGAGACCCCCTTCCCCCAGGTCACTCGCCCCGCCCACCCATCCCCAGGGCTCCTCCTACCTGGAGGGTAGCGCTAGGGGCGGGATTCCagctcctgggcctggcaggtcACCGGATGGGCACCGGCCCTGGGGGTCGGCAGGCAGTGGCTTCCTTGGGGGTGGGGGCTTGGCTGGCCCCTGAGActgagggagagaaggcaggaggcCGGCTTAGGTGGGGGGGGTGTCATGTTGCCCACCCCCAACGCACTGGTGCTGGGGAACACCAGCTTGGGGGCAGCACCATCGGTCACCCTTGTCTGCAAACAAACCTGTCACCATTAAAGGCACCACCTGGATATGTGCCCTCATGCACTGAGGGGGCATCTCGCCACCGCCACCACCGTCATGGCTACCAGCACCACAGCCCTAGATGGGGGGAGAGGCCGTGCCCTTCTCTCCCCCCACCATTACCTTCGGGCTTCTCACCATCGGGTCAGCGGGCAGAGGGCGGGTAGGGGGATTGGGTCGGTCAGCCAGCTCAGCCTGAACAGAGAGAGGGGCAGTGGCTGTGAGAGCATAACCAGGGGCTGTGGACATGCATAGAGATTCCCCAGAGGGGTTCAAGTCAACATGCAAAGTCAGCCAGGGGGCAGGAGAGAATGAGGGCATGCGCAGAGGGTTTGGAGGCATGCCAGCTGATGTCTCAGGGGAGGAAGGTGTAGGTCAACCGCGGAGTCCCTGGCCGACTGCAGTCCCGCCACTGACCACCAGATGGTGGTAgaaaccaaggcaggaggctcacccTTTGCTGCTTCTGGGGCTCAGAGTGTCTGAAGGCTGAGGGGCACCCCGATCACCTAATGAAGAGCACCACTGGCAGGGAGCAGGGATGAGAACTGCAGTTGGGTACCAAGcctcccacctgccttggctcaGGGCGGGCCCTGGCCCAGATTTACCTGGAGTCTCTTGGGCACAGGGTCAGGCGGCAGCGGCCTGGAAGGGGGGGCCGGGAAGCCGAGAGCACTAGCCTGCTGAGAGGGCAGGAGGGGCAGATGGGCACagagggggaagaggaagcagagagacAGAGTGGGCAGAGAAGGGTCAGTGCCCAGGGAGGGCTGGCAGGGGCCGAGGGCAGTGGGTGCTGTGCATGCAGTTACGCAGGTGCATGCAGGTGGGGAGCAAGTGGGGAGGAGGTGTGCACACACTCCCATCATCCAAGCAGAGGGCTTAGGGCGGGGGTGCTCACCAGCCCTTCTAACATGGTGACCTGGGCCCACGGAAGGCCATTCTGAGCACCACTGCCCTTGTGCCCTCCTGGGGTCACTGCTGGGGGCATGGATAGACCCACCTCTCAAAGCCACCTCTTGGCCAGTGGATGGAGCCCAGCAGCCCCTGCTCCAGCTGGCTGCCCTCCCCACTCTTCTGGACTCAGCTTCTCTGCCTGTAgccaggggaggggaaggcagggcagggcagggctggcccTGACTCCTTCGACTGACTCTTGGGCAGTGCTAGCCTTTCTCTGAGTCTGGAGCCTTTAATGTGCACCCCCCAGGGTCCAAGCTGGATGCCCAGCCAAGGTGGAGTCCCCTTCCTCTGGCATCTGGGACTCACCTTAGTGCCTCGTGCCAGCAGGGCCCTCTGCGGAGGTCCTGGCCGTTCAGGGGGACCAGACTGGGCTGCCCTATGCATGAGGAAAGGCAAGAAGGGAGAGGGCCCAGCCTCAGACCCTGTTCTCTACCTTATGCCATCCTTGAGTGGGGTTAACCCTTTCTTTGCAGGCACTTATGTGTGGTATAGGGAAAACTGTGGTGGGGCCTGTGGGGGCGTTATTTATTAGCTTGAGGGAAGACCCCACTTATCCAGCACAGGAGCTCCTGGGGAGAAATGGCCCTAGCACTCCAGCCACCCCACAGGGGCACAGCTGTGAGGTAAAAAGCTGTGGGTGCATATAGGGAAGGGAGGTGTGGGGTATGGCAGTCAGCAAGTTTAAGGTCCAAGGGGCTTAGGGCTCAGAACCAGGTTGCAGGGGCTGCAGAGGTGAGGCAGCCTTCAGCACTGTCCCCAGTTAAAGGAAGTGGTAGCAGGGAGGTGATGCTCATACCTGTACTGGCAAGTGGGTCCCTTGAGCTGGCAGAGTCGCTGGTGCAGGCGGGCACGGTACCAGTAGCTGGCACCAAGCATCACCAGGACCAATAacaccaggaggctgaggagcagCCCTGTGGTCAGGGAGCTGGTTGCTGTGGGCGGAAGTCAGGTTTAAAGGAGGGCAGGGCTAAGAACTCTAGAGCCATGAAGGCGCAGGGGGCAGGGAGTGAAGTCAAGCGATCAGGGAGAGTGAAGGGGTCAAGGGGCAGACTCACGGAACCAGCAGCAAAGGGGGGTCAGAAAGAGAGGGCCGAGGGGGAAAGATAAAGCATGAACCACTTTGCCCTCCCAGCTGCCCCTGTCCCCCAACCCCATGCCACCTTTGAGCTGAGTGGTGCAGTCAGGGGGTGCCCAGCCCTCCTCACAGTAGCAGTGCCTGTTGCTGTCACAGACCTAGGAGGTATAAGGTGAGCAATGAGGAATGCTGCACTCTGGAACTATTTCCTTGTCTCTAGCTTTTCAAGATCTCACATTTCTACAACTGGGGGTTGTGCTGGGTGTGATGTGTAGAGAGAGCCTGGAGGGTCTTTATCCACACCAGAGCAAATTAGATCAAActaacacttactgagcaccttctgtgtgctgggcactgtggtacATGCTtgctttctttgtgtttgttttgttttgttttattttattttagacagcaagtaagatggagtctcactctgttgcccaggctggagtgcagtggtacaattatggctcactgcagccccgaactcctgggctgaagcaatcctcctgccttggcctcccaagtagctgggagcacaggtgtgcaccagcaggcctaatttttaaatttttccttgatagagacgaggtctcactatgttgaccaggctggttttgaactcctggcctcaagtgatcctcctgccttggcctcccaaagtactgtgatttggctgggtgcagtggctcacccctgtaatcccagcactttgggaggccaaggcgggtggatcacttgaggtcagaagttcgagattagcctggccaacatggtgaaacccatctctattgaaaataaaaaaattagctgggcgtggtggcgggtgcctgtaatcccagctaggaggctgaggcaggagaaacaattgagcctgggaggcggaggttgcagtgagccgagttcgcgccagtgcactccagcctaggcaacagagcaagactctgtctcaaaacaaaacaaacaaacaaacaaacaaaactgtgattataggcgtgagccaccgtgcccagcctgtgctAGATGCTTTCATACTCACCTCATGTGCCTTGGATGGGGATACTGTTATTATAGCCATTTGataggtggggaaactgagctCAGCAAAGTTAGTAACCAGCCTGAGGTCACACAACTAGGAAGTAGTAGAGCAAGGATTAGAACCCAGATATGTCTGTTTCCAAAGCCCAGCATCCTTTTCCTCTCTAGAGGCTCTCTGCTCCCCTTCCACTTCACCCATCCCAGCTCACCCCATGTCCATGGCATTTGCTTCGACATTCCTGTGCCCCCAGGAGATCCACACGCTGGCATCGATGGTCTATGCACACCTGACCCAGGGAGAGAAAATCCTGGATCAGATTCCCACAGAGTTTTAATGGGACTGGGAGGCCAACAAGGTTGAGGTCACACCCTGCGTTTACATATGGGGAAACCAGCGCGTAGTGGGTTGATAGGCTTTGCTCCATCTGAAGTAAGAAACTGACTTCCCTTGGAGTCCCTGCCTTTGACATTGGTGAACGGTGAAGTCTGGGCACTTCACTGTGgtccaaatgtcccttctcataCCTGGTCTTGCCCACCCAGGTTGCTCACCAGGCCAGGGCCACAGGCTGTGCCAGGCAGAGTCAGGAGGGGCTGGGCCACATCACTGCCCAGGTCCAGGTGCACCCAGCTGCAGTTCAGCTCAGTCCCATTCACATCTATTGTCTCCCAGAGTAGATCCTGGATGGACCCCAGCAGAGGCTGGGTCCTACCTGTCTGGCACTGGAGTTGCCCGCAAATGGCATCtctgggggaagggggaagggaacaCAGGTTAGTAGAAGCAGGGCCAAGACTCCCAGAAACCCAAAGGAGGAGCCAGGTTTCCTCACTTACCTAGGGGTACAGGACACGTAGCCGCCACTGGGGTTGCGCCCACAGCTCCCAAAGGCATTTCCCCGAGTATTGGCTGTCTGGAGGCAAAGTGGCGCAGCGGGCTGGGCTCCAGGTCCCCAAAGTGACTGGCACTGCTGGGCATAGGAGGCACAACGCCCATGCATGCACACAGCTTGCCCACCAGCGCAGGGCTCGCCGTCCCCTAGGCTGATATCAGGGGGACACTGGGAGCTGTCTCCTGGGCAGAATTCAGGCAAGTCACAATCCCCTCTGGTAGGACGACACTGCCAGCCAGACGGGCGTAGCTGTCGAGGGTGGATGAGCATCAGTGTGGGCACTGGGCAAATCCAGCTAGGGGGTCAGAATGACCCTTTCCACCTTGGCCCCGGCAGGTGAGCTCTGGGTGGCCAGTCTAGTCTCTACCCACCTGGCAATTTTGACAACAGGGTCCGTCGGATGCACACTGTGCCCCTGGCCTCAGCTGGCAGGTTGAGGAATCACAGCAGGGATCGGTGCAGTCCTGTGGGCAGGAGCACGGGGGCCAGGCATCAGAGCAGGTGGGGCCTGTGAGCCTCCCTCcaatccctcctcctcccacaggCCAAGACCAGAAGGACGCCCAGAACTACACAGCAAGCAAGGGCTAGAGACGAACAACCCATGTGCTGTCCCCACAGACATGGCAAGTAGGAGAGGGGTGGGAAGTCCCTTCAGAACCCAAGAGGAGCTCAGGAGGCTAGGAGAGGGCTAATGACCAGGGTGAAGGCACAGAAGTGAGTGGGGCGAGGCTTTGGGAAAGGGGCTCACATCTGGGAAGCCACAGTCACACTGCTCGCCCGGCTCCACAAACATATTTCCACAGAAAGCAGCCATAGGAGGCAGGTTAGGCAGCCGTTCAAAGAGGCAGCTGCCCATTCCATCCAGGAGGGCTTTCTCCAGGGCCTGTCGGCTGCAGTTGCTGAAGTTCAGGCCTGGCAGGAAGCTGGGGAGGGTGGCAAGGAAGGTTGGGGCTGGGGGCCTCTCCCTGCCCCTTGCCCCACCGCCTCTCTCCATCCTGCAGCTACTCACTCTGTGGAGGCCTCCATGATGCAGGTCTTGGCTGGGGCTGGACCTGGACAGGGGCAGCTATTCCCAGGCAAATCATGGTCCAGGCCCAGGCTGTGGCCCAACTCATGGGCTATGGAGGAGGCGACTCCCAGGATGCTGGTGGAGTGGTCCTGTCGTTGGGGAGGGGTACCGCAGGTCCAGTCCCAGCCTGCCTCCACCACAATGCCCAGACCACCCTCTCTGCTTCTGTTCCCTCCATGTCTGACCTCACGGGCACTCAGCAGGCACTGCTTCCCTCCTGAATTGCTTCTAAAGTAGCAGAACCCAGGCCTGGATGGCAGAAACCTGGGCTCTAGCTCAGCTCTGTCCCCCTCCCTCACTGTGGGCCCTTGGAGATCACCTCTGTTCtttgggcctcagctgcctcctaCCCTCCTCCAAGAAATGGGAAGACTGCACAGGGGATGACTGTGTACACTGTGACGAGCTGACCACAAGCGAGGGCTCCCGGACTGCAAAGGCCACATCACGCATCTCCACCCTGTATACCCATAGCTTTGGGGTTGGGCAACTTTGTAGGGGGATTTCAGTGAATAAATGCCTCCACACTTGGGAGGAACTGAATTGGGAATGAGGAGGAGACCTGGAAATAACTCACCATGTTCACACCTCCTGAGAAGTCAGGAGAACAGATGGAGTTCTGAATGGCCATGCCCACCATAGGCCCAGAGAATGAAGTACCACTGTGGGACAGAGAGGCCAAAGTTCAGGGCCAGAAGCCACGGTGGTCAGAGCTTCAGGGGCTGAGGTAAGTGCTGAAGGGGTGTGAATTTGGCCAGGACAGGACTGGCCTCTCTGGCTGGGTCTGGGCCTTACGTCACCAGCTGGGCACTGTCGTGAGGCAATCGAGGCAGCAAATGTGCCCTGCGCCAGTGGAGGAAGTTTTCGAGGGTGACAGCCGGGTTTGGGCTGATCTCCACCAGGTCACGCTGGGTCCAGGCCTCCAGGCCCACTAGTGCCACTCGTACATTCAGAGGCCGGAAGAACTGAAAGAGAGTTGGGGCTCAGAAGAGGGGCTGTTATGGTcaggggcctggggtgggggctgccctGTCCAGCACTCACTGTGTCCAGCAAGAGGGCCACTTCCAGTGTGCGGTTCAGCAGGTGCTGGAAGTCCTGGTATTTCTGGACCTGTAGGCCAAGAGAGGTGACATGAAAGGCGGCAGGGCAGTGTGGGGGGAGGAGGATGCGCAGGGGCCAGCCGGCTCACCTCCGAGTGATCAGCCACAATCACCAGCTCCACAGTCTTGGTCTCTGTTACCACATCCCGCCTCCACTATGGACAAAAAGAAGTATCAGGCAAACCTGTCGCTCGCAGCCAACAGCTGTGCAGGGCTGACCAAGAGGCAGCCACTCCTACTCTGTGGGTGAAACAGGAGGGTGAagagcccattttacagatgagccaCTGAGGGCCAGAGGGCCCAGGAACTTGCCAAGGAGGACCAGGAAGTAGATAATGAAGGTCGGAGTAGACCCCTGCTTTTCTGGCTCCAAACTCAGtggttttttttcaaatttttaaaaaataataatttagcccggcacggtggctcatgcctgtaatcccagcactttgggaggctgaggtgggcggatcacgaggtcaggagatcgagaccatcctggctagcatggtgaaaccctgtctgtactaaaaaatacaaaaaattagccgggcgtagtagcgggcgcctgtagtcccagctactcgggaggctgaggcaggagaatagcgtgaacctgggaggcggagcttgcagtgagccgagatcaagccactgcacgccagcctgggtgacagagcgagactccatctcaaataataataataataataataatttgaaaaaatccCAATATCAACTCTTGTCACTTACCATATGCCTGGCACAGTTTTAAGCACTTCACATCtatattgactcatttaatcttcccagcAACTCTCTGCAGCAAGTagttttattatcttcattttacagattaggaaattgGGTTTATATTGCTTTAGCACTGGTAACTATGTATTATCTATAACCAAGTGAGAGCTCTCTGCAAAAGGGATCATAAGACAGATGAAGCGTTTGAGCCAAATACAACTAATATGGATAGGCCATTTATTAGTTGTATGGCCTCGGGCAAACCACCTAACCTGTCTCagctagattttattttattttattttatattttatatattttattttattttattttattttattttttgagatgaggtctcactctgtcacccaggctggtgtgtagtggctcgatttcgactcactgcaacctccgccttctgggctcaGACGATTCTTCCACTTgggcctcctgagtggctggaactacaggcacatgccaccatgcctggacactTTTTGTAaggtttcttcattttaaaatagagcTATTGATAGCACCTACCTCCTAGGTATGGGAGGAGTACACGAGCTAATGTTCACAAAGTTCCCAACATGTGGAAAGTGCTCCATTCGCAGGAGCTGTTGTTACTGTGAACACATAGCTCTGAGTGTCTGGGGGTCAGCGCTCAGGACAAGCGAAGCCCACTCCCCTGCCATTCATCCTCACCCGGCGAATGTGGCGCTGTCCCAGGGGGTGCTCTGGTGGAGTCTGAGTGTGTACAGGTTCCCGCCAGCTCAGGACACAGGTGTGGCCTGGCAGGTGGAGATCTTGGATTCGGGAAATAATGGGAGGACCCTGAACGTCCCCAGGCCCCTGCTCCAGCGTATAGCTTCTCTCTGGGGACAGGACCACCAAGcctctaagaaaaaagaaaggaagttagAAAACATTACAGCTCCATGCCTGGGTCTCCTTACTTTCTCTACTGTCATCAAATCCGCCCAGTATACCTGAGCCCAGAGCAGGTGCAGACGGACACCCAGGAGGCTGCATATCCCTGCACTCTTCCCTGGTAGCAGCAGTTCTCCTGCGGCACAGGAACAACATTAGTGTTGTCTCAGAGAGCAGACCAGGACTGGAACCGAGGAGTCTAGCTTGACAGTAAAAATAGGCAGCGTCTTCTCATCTTCCAGTTAcccccttcctctttcccctagGCCAAAAACGGCACAAGAGGCCCTGACTCACCAGAGTGTGTCCCTCACTGACCACCCGAGTGCCATCGGGCTGGTACCACACCAGGGTTGGGCGGCCTGGGACCAACTCCCTGTGGAGTGAAGGAAAAGAACGCAGTGCTCAAGCCACTTCCCAGGTCGTGCATTGACAAGCAGAGGCCTGAAGGTGGTGGTGGGGCTGGGGACCAGGGACCACCCCCCAGCCAACTTTTCCACTCCCTGACACCAGGTCAGCAAAGTATACTGGGTGGGCCACTGACTCTGTTTATTTGAATTCCAATCTGGTTTTCACcacatactagctgtgtgacctggggcaagttatttaatctctctgtgccttgacTTCCTCATGTATTAAATAAGGACAATAATACATGATAGTATCTCCCTtacagggttgttatgaggattaaatgagcacAAGCACTtagcacctggcacataataaatgctatACAAGTTGTTGGCCATGTGGTCACTGTTGTTGCCACCATCACTATTACCTATTCTGTAGCAGCTCCAGGATATGACTGTCACCGTCCAGCTCCAACTTGATCCTCAGGGGCTCAGGCAGACTGGTCTGTGGGCACCAGAGGGCAGGTCACCTCCCTAGACCTGCCCACAACTCCCAGCCTCTCTAACCAGAAAACCTAAGGCCCTCAGAAGAGCACCAGCGATTAGATCACTGGTGGGGGGATCCCAGGGGAAGGGCCAGGAAGCCCTGCCTGGCCTGCGCCATTGTTCTGGGGGGTTGTGTGGGGAGGTCAAGGAAGGTATCTGAGCCGCCCCTTCTCGGCTTCCTGCCCAGAGAGGAAGCACCGTGTAGGACCCAGCACAAGCCCCAGCCCTTCCTCTGACTCAGCTTTATAATGGGGTTGGGGGGTGGTTTGGTAAGGTCCTGACTCTTTCCAAATCCCCCCACTGAAAAAACCGACAACATGAGATGAAGAAAGCAAGTTTGGCTTCACAATTTCCCCAGTGGAGATGGATGGGttgggtggggctgaggcagacagatgtgcatgcagagggagagggagataaGTGAAGCCAGGTGCTGGGGTGTGGTGGGAGAGGCAGCTGGGCCTGGGATAGACCCACTACAGCAAGCTCTACCCACCAGCTCCTCAGCCAAGCTTTGGCCTTGAGACACCTGACTATGCAGGGG
This region of Macaca fascicularis isolate 582-1 chromosome 1, T2T-MFA8v1.1 genomic DNA includes:
- the ADAM15 gene encoding disintegrin and metalloproteinase domain-containing protein 15 isoform X20 — its product is MRLALLWALGLLGAGSPLPSWPLPNIGGTEEQQAMSEKAPRGPLEPQVLQDDLPISLKKVLQTSLPEPLRIKLELDGDSHILELLQNRELVPGRPTLVWYQPDGTRVVSEGHTLENCCYQGRVQGYAASWVSVCTCSGLRGLVVLSPERSYTLEQGPGDVQGPPIISRIQDLHLPGHTCVLSWREPVHTQTPPEHPLGQRHIRRWRRDVVTETKTVELVIVADHSEVQKYQDFQHLLNRTLEVALLLDTFFRPLNVRVALVGLEAWTQRDLVEISPNPAVTLENFLHWRRAHLLPRLPHDSAQLVTGTSFSGPMVGMAIQNSICSPDFSGGVNMDHSTSILGVASSIAHELGHSLGLDHDLPGNSCPCPGPAPAKTCIMEASTDFLPGLNFSNCSRQALEKALLDGMGSCLFERLPNLPPMAAFCGNMFVEPGEQCDCGFPDDCTDPCCDSSTCQLRPGAQCASDGPCCQNCQLRPSGWQCRPTRGDCDLPEFCPGDSSQCPPDISLGDGEPCAGGQAVCMHGRCASYAQQCQSLWGPGAQPAAPLCLQTANTRGNAFGSCGRNPSGGYVSCTPRDAICGQLQCQTGRTQPLLGSIQDLLWETIDVNGTELNCSWVHLDLGSDVAQPLLTLPGTACGPGLVCIDHRCQRVDLLGAQECRSKCHGHGVCDSNRHCYCEEGWAPPDCTTQLKATSSLTTGLLLSLLVLLVLVMLGASYWYRARLHQRLCQLKGPTCQYRAAQSGPPERPGPPQRALLARGTKQASALGFPAPPSRPLPPDPVPKRLQAELADRPNPPTRPLPADPMSQGPAKPPPPRKPLPADPQGRCPSGDLPGPGAGIPPLALPSRPAPPPPTVSSLYL
- the ADAM15 gene encoding disintegrin and metalloproteinase domain-containing protein 15 isoform X3, with the protein product MRLALLWALGLLGAGSPLPSWPLPNIVLSSGVLGPAGGTEEQQAMSEKAPRGPLEPQVLQDDLPISLKKVLQTSLPEPLRIKLELDGDSHILELLQNRELVPGRPTLVWYQPDGTRVVSEGHTLENCCYQGRVQGYAASWVSVCTCSGLRGLVVLSPERSYTLEQGPGDVQGPPIISRIQDLHLPGHTCVLSWREPVHTQTPPEHPLGQRHIRRWRRDVVTETKTVELVIVADHSEVQKYQDFQHLLNRTLEVALLLDTFFRPLNVRVALVGLEAWTQRDLVEISPNPAVTLENFLHWRRAHLLPRLPHDSAQLVTGTSFSGPMVGMAIQNSICSPDFSGGVNMDHSTSILGVASSIAHELGHSLGLDHDLPGNSCPCPGPAPAKTCIMEASTDFLPGLNFSNCSRQALEKALLDGMGSCLFERLPNLPPMAAFCGNMFVEPGEQCDCGFPDDCTDPCCDSSTCQLRPGAQCASDGPCCQNCQLRPSGWQCRPTRGDCDLPEFCPGDSSQCPPDISLGDGEPCAGGQAVCMHGRCASYAQQCQSLWGPGAQPAAPLCLQTANTRGNAFGSCGRNPSGGYVSCTPRDAICGQLQCQTGRTQPLLGSIQDLLWETIDVNGTELNCSWVHLDLGSDVAQPLLTLPGTACGPGLVCIDHRCQRVDLLGAQECRSKCHGHGLCDLRLVTNFAELSFPTYQMAIITVSPSKAHEVCDSNRHCYCEEGWAPPDCTTQLKATSSLTTGLLLSLLVLLVLVMLGASYWYRARLHQRLCQLKGPTCQYRAAQSGPPERPGPPQRALLARGTKQASALGFPAPPSRPLPPDPVPKRLQAELADRPNPPTRPLPADPMVRSPKSQGPAKPPPPRKPLPADPQGRCPSGDLPGPGAGIPPLALPSRPAPPPPTVSSLYL
- the ADAM15 gene encoding disintegrin and metalloproteinase domain-containing protein 15 isoform X12 — translated: MRLALLWALGLLGAGSPLPSWPLPNIVLSSGVLGPAGGTEEQQAMSEKAPRGPLEPQVLQDDLPISLKKVLQTSLPEPLRIKLELDGDSHILELLQNRELVPGRPTLVWYQPDGTRVVSEGHTLENCCYQGRVQGYAASWVSVCTCSGLRGLVVLSPERSYTLEQGPGDVQGPPIISRIQDLHLPGHTCVLSWREPVHTQTPPEHPLGQRHIRRWRRDVVTETKTVELVIVADHSEVQKYQDFQHLLNRTLEVALLLDTFFRPLNVRVALVGLEAWTQRDLVEISPNPAVTLENFLHWRRAHLLPRLPHDSAQLVTGTSFSGPMVGMAIQNSICSPDFSGGVNMDHSTSILGVASSIAHELGHSLGLDHDLPGNSCPCPGPAPAKTCIMEASTDFLPGLNFSNCSRQALEKALLDGMGSCLFERLPNLPPMAAFCGNMFVEPGEQCDCGFPDDCTDPCCDSSTCQLRPGAQCASDGPCCQNCQLRPSGWQCRPTRGDCDLPEFCPGDSSQCPPDISLGDGEPCAGGQAVCMHGRCASYAQQCQSLWGPGAQPAAPLCLQTANTRGNAFGSCGRNPSGGYVSCTPRDAICGQLQCQTGRTQPLLGSIQDLLWETIDVNGTELNCSWVHLDLGSDVAQPLLTLPGTACGPGLVCIDHRCQRVDLLGAQECRSKCHGHGVCDSNRHCYCEEGWAPPDCTTQLKATSSLTTGLLLSLLVLLVLVMLGASYWYRARLHQRLCQLKGPTCQYRAAQSGPPERPGPPQRALLARGTKASALGFPAPPSRPLPPDPVPKRLQAELADRPNPPTRPLPADPMVRSPKSQGPAKPPPPRKPLPADPQGRCPSGDLPGPGAGIPPLALPSRPAPPPPTVSSLYL
- the ADAM15 gene encoding disintegrin and metalloproteinase domain-containing protein 15 isoform X11, which produces MRLALLWALGLLGAGSPLPSWPLPNIVLSSGVLGPAGGTEEQQAMSEKAPRGPLEPQVLQDDLPISLKKVLQTSLPEPLRIKLELDGDSHILELLQNRELVPGRPTLVWYQPDGTRVVSEGHTLENCCYQGRVQGYAASWVSVCTCSGLRGLVVLSPERSYTLEQGPGDVQGPPIISRIQDLHLPGHTCVLSWREPVHTQTPPEHPLGQRHIRRWRRDVVTETKTVELVIVADHSEVQKYQDFQHLLNRTLEVALLLDTFFRPLNVRVALVGLEAWTQRDLVEISPNPAVTLENFLHWRRAHLLPRLPHDSAQLVTGTSFSGPMVGMAIQNSICSPDFSGGVNMDHSTSILGVASSIAHELGHSLGLDHDLPGNSCPCPGPAPAKTCIMEASTDFLPGLNFSNCSRQALEKALLDGMGSCLFERLPNLPPMAAFCGNMFVEPGEQCDCGFPDDCTDPCCDSSTCQLRPGAQCASDGPCCQNCQLRPSGWQCRPTRGDCDLPEFCPGDSSQCPPDISLGDGEPCAGGQAVCMHGRCASYAQQCQSLWGPGAQPAAPLCLQTANTRGNAFGSCGRNPSGGYVSCTPRDAICGQLQCQTGRTQPLLGSIQDLLWETIDVNGTELNCSWVHLDLGSDVAQPLLTLPGTACGPGLVCIDHRCQRVDLLGAQECRSKCHGHGVCDSNRHCYCEEGWAPPDCTTQLKATSSLTTGLLLSLLVLLVLVMLGASYWYRARLHQRLCQLKGPTCQYRAAQSGPPERPGPPQRALLARGTKQASALGFPAPPSRPLPPDPVPKRLQAELADRPNPPTRPLPADPMVRSPKSQGPAKPPPPRKPLPADPQGRCPSGDLPGPGAGIPPLALPSRPAPPPPTVSSLYL
- the ADAM15 gene encoding disintegrin and metalloproteinase domain-containing protein 15 isoform X17, which gives rise to MRLALLWALGLLGAGSPLPSWPLPNIGGTEEQQAMSEKAPRGPLEPQVLQDDLPISLKKVLQTSLPEPLRIKLELDGDSHILELLQNRELVPGRPTLVWYQPDGTRVVSEGHTLENCCYQGRVQGYAASWVSVCTCSGLRGLVVLSPERSYTLEQGPGDVQGPPIISRIQDLHLPGHTCVLSWREPVHTQTPPEHPLGQRHIRRWRRDVVTETKTVELVIVADHSEVQKYQDFQHLLNRTLEVALLLDTFFRPLNVRVALVGLEAWTQRDLVEISPNPAVTLENFLHWRRAHLLPRLPHDSAQLVTGTSFSGPMVGMAIQNSICSPDFSGGVNMDHSTSILGVASSIAHELGHSLGLDHDLPGNSCPCPGPAPAKTCIMEASTDFLPGLNFSNCSRQALEKALLDGMGSCLFERLPNLPPMAAFCGNMFVEPGEQCDCGFPDDCTDPCCDSSTCQLRPGAQCASDGPCCQNCQLRPSGWQCRPTRGDCDLPEFCPGDSSQCPPDISLGDGEPCAGGQAVCMHGRCASYAQQCQSLWGPGAQPAAPLCLQTANTRGNAFGSCGRNPSGGYVSCTPRDAICGQLQCQTGRTQPLLGSIQDLLWETIDVNGTELNCSWVHLDLGSDVAQPLLTLPGTACGPGLVCIDHRCQRVDLLGAQECRSKCHGHGVCDSNRHCYCEEGWAPPDCTTQLKATSSLTTGLLLSLLVLLVLVMLGASYWYRARLHQRLCQLKGPTCQYRAAQSGPPERPGPPQRALLARGTKASALGFPAPPSRPLPPDPVPKRLQAELADRPNPPTRPLPADPMVRSPKSQGPAKPPPPRKPLPADPQGRCPSGDLPGPGAGIPPLALPSRPAPPPPTVSSLYL